The Equus asinus isolate D_3611 breed Donkey chromosome 4, EquAss-T2T_v2, whole genome shotgun sequence genome has a segment encoding these proteins:
- the CMKLR2 gene encoding chemerin-like receptor 2: protein MEDLEETLFEEFENYSYALEYYSPEADLEEKVHLGIAHWVSLVLYCLAFVLGIPGNAIVIWFTGFKWKKTVTTLWFLNLAIADFIFLLFLPLYISYVAMNFHWPFGIWLCKANSFIAQLNMFASVFFLTVISLDRYIHLIHPVLSHRNRTPRNALIVIIFVWLLASLMGSPALYFRDTLEFDNRTLCYNNFHEHDPDLIEMRHHVLTWVKVIIGYLFPLLTMSICYLCLILKVKKRSIVISSKHFWTILAVVTAFLICWTPYHLFSIWELTIHHNGSFHQVLQAGIPLSTSLAFLNSCLNPILYVLISKKFQVHFRASVAEILKNTLWEVSCSGTVSEQLRSSETKHAHLLETAQ from the coding sequence ATGGAGGATCTAGAGGAAACATTATTTGAAGAATTTGAGAACTATTCTTATGCCCTGGAATATTACTCCCCAGAGGCTGATTTGGAGGAGAAAGTCCACCTGGGAATTGCTCACTGGGTCTCCCTGGTGTTATACTGCTTAGCATTTGTGCTGGGCATCCCAGGAAATGCCATCGTCATTTGGTTCACGGGATTCAAGTGGAAGAAGACAGTCACCACTCTCTGGTTCCTCAATCTGGCCATTGCGGATTTCATCTTTCTACTCTTCTTGCCCCTGTACATCTCCTATGTGGCTATGAATTTCCACTGGCCCTTTGGCATCTGGTTGTGCAAAGCCAATTCCTTCATTGCCCAGTTGAACATGTTTGCCAGTGTGTTTTTCCTGACGGTGATCAGCCTGGACCGCTATATCCACTTGATCCATCCTGTCTTATCTCATCGGAACCGAACCCCAAGGAACGCCCTGATTGTTATTATATTCGTTTGGCTTTTGGCTTCACTAATGGGTAGTCCTGCCCTCTACTTCCGGGACACTCTGGAGTTTGATAACCGCACTCTTTGCTATAACAATTTCCACGAGCACGACCCTGACCTCATTGAGATGAGGCACCACGTTCTGACCTGGGTGAAAGTAATCATTGGCTACCTCTTCCCTTTGCTGACAATGAGCATTTGCTACTTGTGTCTCATCTTGAAGGTGAAGAAGCGAAGTATCGTGATCTCCAGTAAGCATTTCTGGACCATCCTGGCTGTGGTCACGGCCTTTTTGATTTGCTGGACTCCTTATCATCTGTTTAGCATTTGGGAGCTCACGATTCACCACAATGGCTCCTTCCACCAGGTGCTGCAGGCTGGAATCCCCCTCTCCACCAGCTTGGCGTTCCTCAACAGTTGCTTGAACCCCATCCTTTATGTCCTAATTAGCAAGAAGTTCCAAGTGCACTTTCGGGCCTCGGTTGCTGAGATTCTCAAGAACACCCTGTGGGAGGTGAGCTGCTCTGGCACAGTGAGCGAACAGCTCAGGAGCTCTGAGACCAAGCATGCACATCTCCTGGAGACAGCCCAGTGA